GAGTTGAACACCTCGCCGATCGCCAGGGGAGTGGTGGTGTGGTGCCGGACCAGCCGTAGCGACTCCTGATTCTCGGCGGGAGTGCAGTCCTCCATCCAGAACAGGTCGTAGGGCTCCAGGGACTTGCCCAGCTTCGCCGCCTGGATCGGGGTCAACCGATGGTGCACGTCGTGCAGGAGGGGCAGATCCGGACCGAACTCGTTGCGCACCGCCTCGAAGACCGTCGGCAGGTGCCGCAGATACGCCCGGGTGTCCCAGACCTCCTCGGACGGAACGGGATGCCTGCGCGCAGGCTCGTAGTCGTAGCGACCGGTCCCGCCCGTGGTGACGCCCTGACCGATGCCGTAGATGGTGCCCAGCCCCGGGACGGCGGACTGGATCCGGATCGACTTGTAGCCCGCTTCGAGATTCGCGCGAACCGAATCGAACAGCTCCGGTAGATCCCGGCCGCTGGAATGACCGTAGGCACGGATCCCGGTGCGACTGGCGCCACCGAGAAGCTGGTAGAGCGGCAGCCCCGCGACCTGAGCCTTGAGATCCCACAACGCGACGTCGACGGCGGCGATCGCCGCCATGGTCACGGGACCGCGCCGCCAGTAGGCGCCGCGATGCAGGTACTGCCAGGTGTCCTCGATCCGATGCGCGTCCCGACCGGTCAACAGCGGGATGACGTGGTCGGTCAGGTAGCTCGCCACGGCGAGCTCCCGCCCGTTGAGCGTCCCGTCGCCGTACCCGCGCAACCCGTCCTCGGTGATGATCT
This Actinoalloteichus hymeniacidonis DNA region includes the following protein-coding sequences:
- the manD gene encoding D-mannonate dehydratase ManD — encoded protein: MRIANAEVVVTSPGRNFVTLEIITEDGLRGYGDGTLNGRELAVASYLTDHVIPLLTGRDAHRIEDTWQYLHRGAYWRRGPVTMAAIAAVDVALWDLKAQVAGLPLYQLLGGASRTGIRAYGHSSGRDLPELFDSVRANLEAGYKSIRIQSAVPGLGTIYGIGQGVTTGGTGRYDYEPARRHPVPSEEVWDTRAYLRHLPTVFEAVRNEFGPDLPLLHDVHHRLTPIQAAKLGKSLEPYDLFWMEDCTPAENQESLRLVRHHTTTPLAIGEVFNSTVDYQTLIREQLIDYVRSAVTHTGGISPMRKLFDYAAQYQIKSGIHGPTDISPVGMAAGLHLDLAIHNFGIQEFMPHSEETYQVFPRSYTFTDGYLHPGETPGLGVTLDRKAAAAFPYEPAYLPVNRLRDGTVHDW